From the Streptomyces sp. Tu 2975 genome, one window contains:
- a CDS encoding cellulase family glycosylhydrolase, translated as MNGSPGTVKAFVATALAALLASTAAAIPAEATAPPRPPATTSTAAVPPEAIPVPSAAAPLPGHVSTPAALASGRVPAAGPVPPAAPAWTPPLSTRGRYIVDADGNRFKLKSGNWHGASGTWTGTGDRDDPANHHAGEKADRVPLGLDRAPMSEIVAGFRELGLNSVRLPFSNEMVHDPRPVADASVAANPALRGRTPLQVYDAVVAALTGAGLAVVLNNHTNTTRWCCGVDGNERWNAGRTDAEWEADWLFMARRYRHEPRVVGADLYNEVRRSVWDDPNWGLGDRHDWFAASQRVGDRILQEADPDLLIVVEGINWTGVPVDGLPHGRPTLEPVQRLSHTLVRSGKLVYSAHFYDYTGPHHTGATGVGETSDNRYRDFGREELFDVLDRQAFYVSGQAGRHFTAPVWISEFGIGGRDEHGEKPRAWFENFVDHLIARDADFAYWPMVGWHEEGKGNGWALLHWDSAGRRIGVFDGDDWRAGAWSRLVAAEGHTGPVPSTDRWSMLGPDHGDVVQSLRMRAAGDWDAGARKAACPDGQRLAGLAHTGGRSLCTDAAVRDLWAVDGRYEVVRDERHVPPGGDWASGYTKLQCPTGHFLTGYSVRGAAVSAALCVEARTPLGADGRTVWFDRGDNRPPQARGGDFAHGRFKGQCADDEYAAGIAYTGRVGSSRTPDALLCRKLG; from the coding sequence ATGAACGGATCCCCCGGCACGGTGAAGGCGTTCGTCGCGACCGCGCTGGCCGCGCTCCTGGCGAGCACGGCGGCCGCGATCCCGGCAGAGGCGACGGCGCCGCCGCGACCACCGGCGACGACATCGACCGCGGCCGTACCGCCCGAGGCGATCCCCGTCCCGTCGGCCGCCGCTCCTCTTCCAGGCCACGTCTCGACGCCCGCCGCCCTCGCCTCCGGCCGCGTTCCCGCCGCCGGCCCCGTCCCGCCGGCCGCCCCTGCCTGGACCCCGCCGCTGAGCACCCGTGGCCGCTACATCGTCGACGCCGACGGCAACCGCTTCAAGCTCAAGTCGGGCAACTGGCACGGCGCGAGCGGTACCTGGACCGGGACCGGCGACCGCGACGACCCCGCGAACCACCACGCGGGCGAGAAGGCGGACCGTGTTCCGCTCGGACTCGACCGCGCCCCCATGTCCGAGATCGTCGCCGGCTTCCGTGAGCTGGGGCTCAACAGCGTCCGCCTGCCCTTCTCCAACGAGATGGTGCACGACCCGCGCCCCGTCGCCGACGCGTCGGTGGCCGCCAATCCGGCCCTGCGCGGTCGTACCCCCCTCCAGGTCTACGACGCCGTCGTCGCCGCCCTCACCGGCGCGGGACTCGCCGTCGTCCTCAACAACCACACCAACACCACCCGTTGGTGCTGCGGTGTCGACGGCAACGAACGCTGGAACGCCGGCCGCACCGACGCGGAATGGGAGGCCGACTGGCTCTTCATGGCCCGCCGCTACCGCCACGAGCCACGCGTCGTCGGCGCCGACCTCTACAACGAGGTGCGCCGCTCGGTCTGGGACGACCCCAACTGGGGGCTCGGGGACCGCCATGACTGGTTCGCCGCCTCGCAGCGCGTCGGTGACCGCATCCTCCAGGAGGCTGATCCCGACCTCCTGATCGTCGTCGAGGGCATCAACTGGACCGGCGTCCCCGTCGACGGCCTTCCGCACGGGCGCCCCACTCTGGAGCCCGTCCAGCGGCTGTCCCACACGCTCGTACGGTCCGGCAAGCTCGTCTACTCCGCCCACTTCTACGACTACACCGGCCCCCACCACACCGGCGCCACCGGTGTGGGCGAGACCTCCGACAACCGCTACCGCGACTTCGGCCGCGAGGAACTGTTCGACGTGCTCGACCGGCAGGCCTTCTACGTGTCCGGCCAGGCCGGACGGCACTTCACCGCGCCCGTGTGGATCAGCGAGTTCGGGATCGGCGGCCGGGACGAACACGGCGAGAAGCCACGCGCCTGGTTCGAGAACTTCGTCGACCATCTCATCGCCAGGGACGCCGACTTCGCGTACTGGCCGATGGTCGGCTGGCACGAGGAAGGCAAGGGCAACGGCTGGGCCCTGCTCCATTGGGACTCCGCCGGCCGGCGCATCGGCGTCTTCGACGGCGACGACTGGCGCGCCGGTGCGTGGAGCCGCCTCGTCGCCGCGGAGGGGCACACGGGTCCCGTCCCGTCGACGGACCGCTGGTCGATGCTCGGCCCCGATCACGGCGATGTCGTGCAGTCGCTGCGGATGCGGGCCGCCGGTGACTGGGACGCGGGCGCCCGCAAGGCGGCGTGCCCCGACGGCCAGCGACTTGCCGGCCTGGCCCACACCGGAGGCCGTAGCCTGTGCACCGACGCGGCAGTCCGTGACCTCTGGGCGGTCGACGGACGGTACGAGGTGGTGCGCGACGAGCGCCATGTCCCGCCGGGCGGCGACTGGGCGTCGGGCTACACCAAGCTCCAGTGCCCCACAGGCCATTTCCTCACCGGCTACAGCGTTCGCGGAGCAGCCGTCTCGGCCGCCCTGTGCGTCGAGGCCCGGACACCGCTCGGCGCCGACGGCCGCACCGTCTGGTTCGACCGGGGCGACAACCGTCCGCCCCAGGCCCGCGGTGGGGACTTCGCCCACGGCCGGTTCAAGGGCCAGTGCGCGGACGACGAGTACGCGGCCGGTATCGCTTACACCGGCCGCGTGGGCTCGTCCCGGACACCTGACGCGCTGCTGTGCCGGAAGCTGGGCTGA
- a CDS encoding FAD-dependent oxidoreductase, with translation MPMRNSPDLIVVGAGVVGAACAYYAARSGLSVTVIDRGPVAGGTTGAGEGNLLVSDKEPGPELELALVSAQLWRELSDVLPPRIEYETKGGLVVASDDASLKVLRDLAARQERAGVKNQQVAGDRLRDLEPHLSPDLAGGFHYPQDAQVQPALAAAHLLRAAGGKGSGRVLLRLGEEVTGVLKDAGGEVRGVRTATGEVHAPCVVNAAGTWGGRLAGLAGVDLPVLPRRGFVLVTEPLPRVVRHKVYTADYVADVASGSAALQTSAVVEGTPAGPVLIGASRERVGFDRTLSVEALRRLAAQATRLFPVLSRVRAIRTYAGFRPYLPDHLPAIGPDPRVPGLLHACGHEGAGIGLAPATGLIVARIVSGGELPMDIAPFRPDRFERASPGAPRTP, from the coding sequence GTGCCCATGAGGAACTCACCGGATCTCATCGTCGTCGGAGCGGGTGTGGTCGGTGCCGCCTGTGCCTACTACGCGGCCCGCTCCGGCCTCTCCGTCACCGTGATCGACCGCGGTCCCGTCGCGGGCGGCACCACGGGAGCCGGAGAGGGCAACCTCCTGGTCTCCGACAAGGAGCCCGGCCCCGAACTCGAACTGGCCCTGGTGTCCGCACAGTTGTGGCGCGAGCTGTCCGATGTGCTCCCGCCTCGGATCGAGTACGAGACGAAGGGCGGCCTGGTCGTCGCCTCGGACGACGCGTCCCTGAAGGTCCTGCGTGACCTCGCCGCCCGGCAGGAGCGGGCAGGCGTGAAGAACCAGCAGGTCGCCGGTGACCGGCTGCGCGACCTGGAGCCCCATCTGTCCCCGGATCTGGCGGGCGGCTTCCACTACCCGCAGGACGCCCAGGTGCAGCCCGCGCTCGCCGCGGCGCACCTGCTGCGCGCCGCCGGCGGCAAGGGCTCCGGCCGGGTCCTCCTGCGGCTGGGGGAGGAGGTCACCGGCGTGCTCAAGGACGCGGGTGGCGAGGTGCGGGGCGTGCGGACGGCGACCGGTGAGGTGCACGCCCCCTGTGTGGTGAACGCCGCCGGCACCTGGGGCGGGCGGCTCGCCGGACTCGCGGGAGTGGACCTGCCGGTGCTTCCCCGCCGGGGATTCGTCCTGGTCACCGAGCCGCTGCCGCGCGTGGTGCGGCACAAGGTCTACACGGCCGACTACGTCGCCGATGTCGCCAGCGGCTCGGCGGCGCTCCAGACCTCCGCCGTCGTAGAGGGCACCCCGGCGGGCCCCGTCCTGATCGGCGCGAGCCGGGAGCGGGTCGGCTTCGACCGCACTCTTTCTGTGGAGGCCCTGCGCCGCCTCGCCGCCCAGGCGACCCGCCTGTTTCCGGTGCTCTCCCGGGTGCGGGCGATACGGACGTACGCCGGGTTCCGCCCGTACCTGCCCGACCATCTCCCCGCGATCGGACCCGACCCGCGTGTCCCCGGCCTGCTGCATGCCTGCGGGCACGAAGGCGCGGGGATAGGACTCGCCCCGGCCACCGGCCTGATCGTCGCCCGGATCGTGTCCGGAGGGGAACTCCCCATGGACATCGCGCCGTTCAGGCCGGACCGTTTCGAGCGGGCTTCACCCGGGGCGCCCCGGACACCTTGA
- a CDS encoding dihydrodipicolinate synthase family protein, with product MTATRATPTWTTDRPWRGIMVATALPLRDDLSVDLDAYAEHVRRLIDEGCDGVVPNGSLGEYQTLSDDERARVVRTAVEAAGDGARVMPGVSAYGSAEARRWAEQAAEEGCGSVLLLPPNAYRADEQAVRAHYAEVARVGLPVVAYNNPVDTKVDLTPALLARLHGDGGIVAVKEFSGDVRRAYEIGELAPDLDLLIGADDVLLELALAGAVGWIAGYPNAFPATCAELYRTAVAGQFDTAVPLYKSLHPLLRWDSRTEFVQAVKASMDVVGRRGGPTRPPRMPLPAATGAAVRAATEKAVADGHH from the coding sequence ATGACAGCCACCCGAGCCACCCCCACCTGGACCACCGACCGCCCCTGGCGCGGCATCATGGTCGCCACCGCCCTCCCTCTGCGCGACGACCTCTCCGTCGACCTCGACGCCTACGCCGAGCACGTCCGCCGGCTCATCGACGAGGGCTGCGACGGCGTCGTGCCCAACGGCTCCCTCGGCGAGTACCAGACCCTCTCCGACGACGAGCGTGCCCGCGTGGTTCGCACCGCCGTCGAGGCCGCGGGCGACGGCGCGCGCGTGATGCCCGGGGTCTCCGCCTACGGCAGCGCCGAGGCCCGCCGCTGGGCTGAACAGGCCGCAGAGGAGGGCTGCGGAAGCGTGCTGCTGCTGCCGCCGAACGCCTATCGCGCCGACGAGCAGGCGGTGCGTGCCCACTACGCGGAGGTCGCCCGCGTGGGGCTGCCCGTGGTTGCGTACAACAATCCCGTCGACACCAAGGTCGACCTCACGCCCGCCCTCCTGGCACGGCTGCACGGCGACGGCGGCATCGTGGCCGTCAAGGAGTTCAGCGGCGATGTACGCAGGGCCTACGAGATCGGTGAACTCGCGCCGGACCTCGATCTGCTGATCGGCGCTGACGACGTGCTCCTCGAGCTCGCCCTCGCCGGTGCGGTCGGCTGGATCGCCGGCTATCCGAACGCCTTCCCCGCCACCTGCGCCGAGCTCTACCGCACCGCCGTCGCCGGGCAGTTCGACACGGCGGTGCCCCTCTACAAGTCACTGCATCCGCTGCTGCGCTGGGACTCCAGGACGGAGTTCGTTCAGGCCGTCAAGGCGTCCATGGACGTCGTCGGCCGCCGCGGCGGCCCCACCCGTCCGCCGCGCATGCCGTTGCCCGCCGCGACAGGGGCCGCTGTACGCGCGGCGACCGAGAAGGCCGTCGCCGACGGCCACCACTGA
- a CDS encoding GlsB/YeaQ/YmgE family stress response membrane protein — translation MEISGIISAILIGTLIGVLGRLVVPGRQHIGVLWTIVVGIAAAFLGTALAAAFGVANTDGVDWVEWLFQIALAAVGVAALSRVKALR, via the coding sequence ATGGAGATTTCCGGCATCATCAGCGCGATCCTCATCGGCACCCTGATCGGTGTGCTCGGACGGCTGGTGGTACCCGGCCGGCAGCACATCGGCGTCCTGTGGACCATCGTCGTCGGGATCGCCGCCGCCTTCCTCGGCACCGCTCTCGCCGCCGCGTTCGGCGTGGCGAACACCGACGGCGTCGACTGGGTCGAGTGGCTGTTCCAGATCGCACTCGCCGCGGTGGGCGTGGCTGCGCTGAGCCGCGTGAAGGCGCTTCGCTGA
- a CDS encoding proline racemase family protein, whose protein sequence is MRTRHVFHAVDSHTEGMPTRVITGGVGVVPGATMAERRLHFIEHLDHLRTLLMYEPRGHASMSGAILQPPTRPDADYGVLYIEVSGLLPMCGHGTIGVATVLVETGMVTVTEPVTTVRLDTPAGLVSVDVQVEDGEAKAVTLTNVPAFCVGLDRKVDVPGYGTLTYDLAFGGNFYAFVELDSLGLPFERSRKDELLTAGLALMEAINASPDRPAHPEQPEIAGVKHVYLAAPGSDAHRSRHAMAIHPGWFDRSPCGTGTSARMAQLHARGALPLHRDFVNESFIGTEFTGRLVAETEVGGVPAVVPRITGRAWITGTAQYFLDPDDPFPAGFFL, encoded by the coding sequence GTGCGGACCCGTCATGTCTTCCACGCCGTCGACTCACACACCGAGGGCATGCCCACGCGCGTGATCACCGGAGGTGTCGGGGTGGTCCCCGGCGCCACGATGGCCGAGCGCAGGCTCCACTTCATCGAGCACCTGGACCATCTGCGCACGCTCCTGATGTACGAGCCACGCGGCCACGCCTCGATGAGCGGCGCGATACTCCAGCCGCCGACCCGCCCCGACGCCGACTACGGCGTGCTGTACATCGAGGTCTCCGGCCTGCTGCCGATGTGCGGACACGGCACCATCGGCGTGGCCACCGTCCTCGTCGAGACCGGCATGGTCACGGTCACCGAACCCGTCACCACCGTCCGCCTCGACACCCCCGCCGGGCTCGTCTCCGTCGACGTGCAGGTCGAGGACGGGGAGGCCAAGGCGGTCACGCTCACCAACGTCCCCGCATTCTGCGTCGGCCTGGACCGCAAGGTGGACGTACCGGGGTACGGGACGCTGACGTACGACCTCGCGTTCGGCGGGAACTTCTATGCCTTTGTCGAACTGGACTCGCTGGGCCTGCCGTTCGAGCGGTCCCGCAAGGACGAACTGCTCACGGCCGGACTCGCCTTGATGGAGGCGATCAACGCGTCCCCGGACCGCCCGGCCCACCCGGAGCAACCCGAGATCGCGGGGGTCAAGCACGTGTATCTCGCCGCGCCCGGCTCGGACGCGCACCGCTCACGCCATGCCATGGCCATCCACCCCGGCTGGTTCGACCGCTCACCGTGCGGCACCGGTACCTCCGCGCGCATGGCGCAGCTGCACGCGCGTGGCGCCTTGCCGCTGCACCGCGACTTCGTCAACGAGTCCTTCATCGGCACCGAGTTCACCGGCCGTCTCGTGGCGGAGACCGAGGTCGGCGGGGTGCCGGCAGTCGTACCCCGTATCACCGGACGCGCCTGGATCACGGGCACCGCGCAGTACTTCCTCGACCCGGACGATCCCTTCCCCGCCGGATTCTTCCTGTGA
- a CDS encoding collagenase, protein MFQPRTPRRPLRPAARRSLRAVLLTTATALTLCVTAVQPAPAAEQAPATPAAPSVIRPASQPDPTDRVDRLAEALDRRAARPLPAPGGLTDGRVPGPRTPEQKRRAEVGASKAPCTLDGVTGLAPGQFADFLADPAVTADDCLRSILWTWDRRLVPVMSDAHVQAVSRRIAGLADSHDGRNGSHLLEMFTYLHAVAYHDFSRDEIDVTDTPTLTTMRRAVARFGSASRTFDATRTNAETLREALYAASAPGLRQFQLRLVERVLVTMDARHPDTAQDTSWAGAALAALSLNYLGVYPGNQDTAFHAAAKASPSYRAVFRTFARHAHLKDRPNAWVVRDALSEYARFGQIDGLRGGIVSDLGTLLGVTARTFGDSSAPWAQVATWLGVYEACARYHVCASDIEKRLFPHAYVYGVDGTDRIRVRTGLERATVDQLYYASKQVKAQFHRVVGSEAPLADDPNSALNIVLYSSRKEYEIFHPLLTGMGTDNGGIYIEKGATFYTYQRRVPQDSSLTLEELFRHEYGHYLNGRWAVPGFFGESPWYDGDRTTAMDEGTAEFFAGASRSDGVKVRRSLVQGVIDDTANGGPRMTVNQLLHATYDGDGFRFYDYAGTFFEFLWTRRPSLLREMYRTLRADDPAAFDAWRDRLGRDAGLQGAYDAFLDTQIAHVDELFVPDTAYVPLDQLRDGSADEVRASFTAATGSAPACRGSGTAERPRFVCTGRITARLTDAGDADLVFKDMSETVDHFLLDRAGSGHNNLTDMNCSFGAVKIWDDGRAGTSDYTCEGPLRA, encoded by the coding sequence GTGTTCCAGCCGAGAACCCCGCGCCGACCCCTGCGCCCCGCCGCGCGCAGGTCCCTGCGCGCAGTCCTGCTCACCACCGCGACAGCACTCACGCTCTGCGTGACGGCCGTCCAACCCGCCCCCGCGGCCGAGCAAGCCCCCGCGACGCCCGCAGCGCCTTCGGTGATACGGCCGGCCTCGCAGCCGGACCCCACCGACAGGGTCGACCGCCTCGCCGAGGCCCTCGACCGCCGAGCCGCCCGTCCGCTGCCGGCCCCGGGCGGCCTCACCGACGGCCGCGTCCCCGGACCTCGTACCCCGGAACAGAAGCGCAGGGCCGAGGTCGGCGCGTCGAAGGCACCCTGCACGCTCGACGGTGTCACGGGCCTCGCACCCGGGCAGTTCGCCGACTTCCTCGCCGACCCCGCCGTCACCGCCGACGACTGCCTTCGGTCGATCCTGTGGACCTGGGACCGGCGCCTCGTCCCGGTCATGTCGGACGCGCACGTCCAGGCCGTCTCCCGCCGCATCGCCGGCCTCGCCGACTCCCACGACGGCAGGAACGGCAGCCACCTGCTGGAGATGTTCACGTATCTCCACGCCGTCGCCTACCACGACTTCTCGCGCGACGAGATCGACGTCACGGACACGCCGACCCTGACCACCATGCGCCGTGCCGTCGCCCGCTTCGGCTCGGCGTCCCGCACCTTCGACGCCACCCGGACCAACGCTGAGACCCTGCGCGAAGCTCTCTACGCGGCCTCGGCACCCGGCCTGCGCCAGTTCCAACTCCGGCTGGTGGAGCGGGTGCTGGTCACCATGGACGCCCGGCACCCCGACACCGCCCAGGACACCTCCTGGGCCGGGGCCGCCCTCGCCGCGCTCAGCCTGAACTACCTCGGCGTGTACCCCGGCAACCAGGACACCGCCTTCCACGCCGCGGCGAAGGCCTCCCCGTCCTACCGAGCCGTCTTCCGGACCTTCGCCCGGCACGCGCACCTCAAGGACCGGCCCAACGCCTGGGTGGTGCGTGACGCGTTGAGCGAGTACGCCCGCTTCGGCCAGATCGACGGGCTGCGCGGCGGGATCGTCTCCGACCTCGGCACGCTCCTGGGCGTCACGGCACGCACCTTCGGCGACAGCAGTGCCCCCTGGGCGCAGGTCGCCACCTGGCTGGGAGTGTACGAGGCCTGCGCCCGGTACCACGTGTGCGCGTCCGACATCGAGAAGCGCCTCTTCCCGCACGCCTACGTCTACGGTGTCGACGGCACCGACCGCATCAGGGTCCGCACGGGTCTCGAGCGGGCCACCGTCGACCAGTTGTACTACGCGAGCAAGCAGGTCAAGGCACAGTTCCATCGTGTCGTCGGCAGCGAGGCACCCCTCGCCGACGACCCCAACTCCGCCCTGAACATCGTGCTGTACTCCTCCCGCAAGGAGTACGAGATCTTCCACCCGCTCCTGACCGGCATGGGCACCGACAACGGCGGCATCTACATCGAGAAGGGTGCGACCTTCTACACGTACCAGCGCCGAGTTCCTCAGGACTCGTCGCTGACCCTGGAGGAATTGTTCCGCCACGAGTACGGGCACTACCTCAACGGCCGCTGGGCGGTACCCGGCTTCTTCGGCGAGAGCCCCTGGTACGACGGCGACCGGACCACGGCCATGGACGAGGGCACCGCCGAGTTCTTCGCCGGCGCCAGCCGCAGTGACGGCGTCAAGGTCCGCAGGTCGCTCGTCCAAGGCGTCATCGACGACACGGCGAACGGCGGACCGCGTATGACGGTGAACCAGCTGCTGCACGCCACGTACGACGGCGACGGCTTCCGCTTCTACGACTACGCGGGCACCTTCTTCGAATTCCTCTGGACCCGGCGCCCCTCACTGCTACGGGAGATGTACCGCACCCTGCGCGCCGACGACCCGGCGGCGTTCGACGCCTGGCGCGACCGGCTCGGCAGGGACGCGGGGCTTCAGGGCGCGTACGACGCCTTCCTCGACACGCAGATCGCCCATGTCGACGAACTGTTCGTGCCCGACACGGCCTATGTCCCGCTGGACCAGCTGCGCGACGGCTCGGCCGACGAGGTTCGCGCGTCCTTCACCGCTGCGACCGGCAGCGCCCCCGCATGCCGCGGCAGCGGCACGGCCGAGCGCCCGCGGTTCGTCTGCACCGGCCGCATCACCGCCCGCCTGACCGACGCAGGCGACGCCGACCTCGTCTTCAAGGACATGTCCGAGACGGTCGACCACTTCCTCCTCGACCGTGCCGGGAGCGGCCACAACAACCTGACCGACATGAACTGCTCGTTCGGCGCCGTGAAGATATGGGACGACGGACGCGCGGGCACATCGGACTACACCTGCGAGGGCCCCCTCCGCGCCTGA
- a CDS encoding NAD(P)/FAD-dependent oxidoreductase, producing the protein MPGSPSDGAAGDPYATVYDLAVIGAGCAGLAGAVTASERGLSVALLDTAGRIGGQFYRHPDPAVGAVRPEALHHDWSAFAGLRRRLEAGDVVHLAGHHVWTVERQDGAEVRWTVHAVTGADGDGEHPVRVQARTVLLATGAYERQLPFPGWTLPGVVGAAGAQAMLKAGLVLPGRRVVVAGSGPLLLAVAGSLASAGARVPAVVEAAGYLGYARRPAVLAADPQKLAEAVVHGAALLKHGVRLRTRSAVTQVHGTDRVEGVTVSRVDRDWRPVRGTGRRIACDALAVGHGLVPQTELATSLGCATRRTEDGTHALALDALQRTSVPGLWAAGETGGIGGAQLARVEGEIAGIAVAAQVRGEPGPARDGRVRELRRRRERMRAFADAMAAVHAPGKGWAEWLDDATEVCRCEEVPAGAVREAVDAYGARDARTVKLLTRAGMGWCQGRMCGAAVARLAAGEATLSPLPSPERRPLAGPVPLDVLGALDPGEPSAAPARPAEQPDTDLPDGDAGPRH; encoded by the coding sequence ATGCCGGGCTCGCCGTCTGACGGGGCGGCCGGCGACCCGTACGCCACGGTGTACGACCTCGCGGTGATCGGCGCGGGCTGCGCGGGCCTCGCAGGCGCCGTCACCGCATCCGAACGGGGCCTCTCCGTCGCCCTGCTGGACACCGCGGGCCGGATCGGCGGCCAGTTCTACCGCCACCCCGACCCGGCCGTCGGCGCGGTGCGCCCGGAGGCCCTGCACCACGACTGGTCCGCCTTCGCCGGTCTTCGCCGCCGCCTCGAGGCCGGTGACGTGGTCCATCTCGCCGGTCACCACGTCTGGACCGTGGAGCGGCAGGACGGGGCGGAGGTGCGGTGGACGGTGCACGCGGTCACCGGAGCGGACGGCGACGGCGAGCACCCCGTGCGCGTACAGGCCCGCACGGTCCTGCTCGCGACCGGCGCGTACGAACGCCAACTGCCGTTCCCCGGCTGGACACTGCCAGGAGTCGTCGGTGCGGCAGGGGCACAGGCGATGCTGAAGGCCGGACTCGTCCTGCCCGGCAGACGCGTCGTCGTCGCGGGCAGCGGCCCACTGCTGCTCGCCGTCGCCGGCTCGCTCGCCTCCGCCGGGGCGCGCGTGCCCGCGGTGGTGGAGGCAGCCGGCTATCTCGGATACGCGCGCCGGCCGGCCGTTCTCGCCGCCGACCCGCAGAAGCTCGCCGAGGCCGTGGTCCACGGTGCGGCGCTGCTGAAACACGGCGTGCGGCTGCGCACCCGCAGCGCGGTGACCCAGGTCCACGGCACGGACCGGGTGGAGGGGGTCACCGTCTCCCGGGTCGACCGGGACTGGCGGCCCGTGCGGGGGACGGGCCGCCGGATCGCCTGCGACGCCCTCGCGGTGGGGCACGGTCTCGTCCCGCAGACCGAGCTCGCCACAAGCCTCGGGTGCGCCACGCGCCGGACGGAGGACGGGACGCACGCCCTGGCACTGGACGCACTGCAGCGGACCTCGGTGCCGGGTCTGTGGGCGGCGGGCGAGACCGGTGGCATCGGCGGTGCACAACTCGCCCGGGTGGAAGGCGAGATCGCGGGCATCGCGGTGGCCGCCCAGGTGCGCGGCGAGCCCGGACCGGCGCGTGACGGGCGGGTGCGGGAGCTTCGGCGGAGGCGGGAACGGATGCGTGCCTTCGCCGATGCCATGGCCGCCGTGCACGCACCGGGGAAAGGCTGGGCCGAGTGGCTGGACGACGCCACGGAAGTGTGCCGCTGCGAGGAGGTGCCGGCCGGCGCCGTCCGCGAGGCGGTCGACGCCTACGGCGCCCGTGACGCCCGCACGGTCAAGCTCCTCACCCGCGCGGGCATGGGCTGGTGCCAGGGCCGGATGTGCGGGGCTGCCGTAGCTCGCCTCGCGGCGGGGGAGGCCACCCTGTCCCCGCTGCCGTCTCCCGAACGCCGACCGCTCGCTGGACCCGTGCCACTGGACGTGCTCGGAGCCCTCGACCCGGGCGAGCCGTCCGCCGCACCGGCCCGCCCGGCCGAACAGCCCGACACCGACCTTCCGGACGGCGACGCCGGACCCCGCCACTGA
- a CDS encoding GntR family transcriptional regulator yields the protein MGHLKQRNLVTARERLRDQVAHALRAALISGELRPGEVYSAPGLAEDFGISATPVREAMLDLAREGLVEPVRNKGFRVTEVNERDLDQYTEIRLLIEVPMVRRITGSASREDLEALRPVAEEIVRAAREHDLIGYLEADRRFHLSLLALAGNDRLVETVGDLRKRSRLYGLTALDERDQLIPSAEEHIELLDLMLAGDARGAEKCMARHLGHVRSLWAEGAQEKERESAARGPRRQLGTPR from the coding sequence ATGGGCCACCTGAAGCAGCGCAACCTCGTCACCGCCAGGGAGCGGCTGCGTGACCAGGTCGCCCACGCCCTTCGCGCCGCGCTCATATCCGGCGAACTGCGCCCCGGCGAGGTCTACTCGGCGCCCGGCCTCGCCGAGGACTTCGGGATCTCCGCGACACCGGTGCGCGAGGCGATGCTCGACCTGGCCAGGGAGGGCCTCGTCGAGCCCGTCCGCAACAAGGGCTTCCGCGTCACCGAGGTCAACGAGCGCGATCTCGACCAGTACACCGAGATCCGCCTCCTGATCGAGGTCCCCATGGTCCGCCGGATCACCGGCAGCGCCTCCCGCGAAGACCTCGAGGCGCTGCGGCCGGTCGCCGAGGAGATCGTGCGCGCCGCGCGCGAGCACGACCTCATCGGCTACCTCGAGGCCGACCGCCGGTTCCATCTCTCCCTGCTCGCGCTCGCCGGGAACGACCGGCTCGTCGAGACCGTCGGCGATCTGCGCAAGCGCTCGCGGCTGTACGGGCTGACCGCACTGGACGAGCGGGACCAACTGATCCCGTCCGCCGAGGAGCACATCGAGCTGCTCGACCTCATGCTGGCGGGTGACGCGAGAGGTGCCGAGAAGTGCATGGCCCGCCACCTCGGGCATGTGCGCTCGCTCTGGGCCGAGGGTGCGCAGGAGAAGGAGCGGGAGTCCGCCGCGCGCGGTCCCAGGAGGCAGCTGGGCACGCCCCGCTGA
- a CDS encoding (2Fe-2S)-binding protein yields MARDRSPAGLVGATPQQPSFEITFDGRPITTLPGRSVAAVLWSAGILAWRTTRRGGRPRGAFCGIGHCYDCLATINGRPNRRACLVPARPGDTITTQEGHGHAGLAV; encoded by the coding sequence TTGGCGCGTGACCGCAGCCCCGCCGGACTCGTCGGCGCGACACCCCAACAGCCCTCGTTCGAGATCACCTTCGACGGGCGCCCGATCACCACGCTCCCCGGCCGGTCCGTCGCCGCCGTCCTCTGGTCGGCCGGCATCCTCGCCTGGCGCACCACGCGCCGGGGCGGCCGTCCGCGCGGAGCCTTCTGCGGCATCGGTCACTGCTACGACTGCCTCGCCACCATCAACGGGCGGCCCAACAGGCGGGCCTGTCTCGTGCCCGCCCGTCCCGGTGACACGATCACCACTCAGGAAGGACACGGCCATGCCGGGCTCGCCGTCTGA